One segment of Canis aureus isolate CA01 chromosome 27, VMU_Caureus_v.1.0, whole genome shotgun sequence DNA contains the following:
- the HIC2 gene encoding hypermethylated in cancer 2 protein isoform X2, with protein MVSGPLALRWYAWAGRGDMGPDMELPSHSKQLLLQLNQQRTKGFLCDVIIMVENSIFRAHKNVLAASSIYFKSLVLHDNLINLDTDMVSSTVFQQILDFIYTGKLLPSDQPAEPNFSTLLTAASYLQLPELAALCRRKLKRAGKPFGSGRVGATGMGRPPRSQRLSTASVIQARYPGLVDGRKGAHTPQELPQAKGSDDELFLGGSSQEGVHGLGRAICPASGEAGLGSCSTNGSSGGCEQELGLDLSKKSPPLPPATPGPPLTPDDPAQLSDSQHGSPLSASAPPVANSASYAELGGTPNEPMDLEGAEDNHLSLLEGPGGQPRKSLRHSARKKEWSKKEPMEGYETVSYGDNLYVCIPCAKGFPSSEQLNAHVETHTEEELFIKEEGAYETGSGGAEEEAEDLSAPSAAYAAEPRPFKCSVCEKTYKDPATLRQHEKTHWLTRPFPCNICGKMFTQRGTMTRHMRSHLGLKPFACDECGMRFTRQYRLTEHMRVHSGEKPYECQLCGGKFTQQRNLISHLRMHTSPS; from the exons ATGGTTTCTGGGCCCCTGGCACTCCG GTGGTACGCGTGGGCGGGGCGCGGGGACATGGGGCCCGACATGGAGCTGCCCAGCCACTCCAAGCAGCTCCTGCTGCAGCTGAACCAGCAGAGGACGAAGGGTTTCCTGTGTGATGTCATTATCATGGTGGAGAACTCCATCTTCCGTGCGCACAAGAACGTCCTGGCTGCCAGCAGCATCTACTTCAAGTCCCTGGTCCTGCACGACAACCTCATCAACCTGGACACAGACATGGTCAGCTCCACAGTGTTCCAGCAGATCCTGGACTTCATCTACACGGGAAAACTGCTTCCCAGTGACCAGCCGGCCGAGCCCAACTTCAGCACTCTCCTCACTGCCGCCAGCTACCTCCAGCTGCCTGAGTTGGCAGCCCTTTGCCGCCGTAAACTCAAGCGAGCCGGCAAGCCCTTCGGCTCTGGTCGGGTGGGTGCCACTGGCATGGGGAGGCCCCCCCGCAGCCAGCGGCTATCCACAGCCTCCGTCATTCAGGCGCGGTATCCAGGGCTTGTGGACGGACGCAAAGGGGCCCATACCCCCCAGGAGCTCCCCCAGGCCAAAGGCTCAGATGACGAGCTTTTCCTCGGGGGCTCCAGCCAGGAGGGTGTGCATGGCCTGGGCCGGGCCATCTGTCCAGCCAGTGGGGAGGCCGGCCTGGGCAGCTGCAGCACCAATGGGAGCAGTGGGGGCTGTGAGCAGGAGCTAGGTCTGGACCTGTCCAAGAAGAGTCCTCCCCTACCTCCTGCCACCCCCGGTCCCCCCCTGACCCCCGACGACCCGGCCCAGTTGAGTGACAGTCAGCATGGCTCGCCCCTTTCAGCCTCCGCTCCTCCTGTTGCCAACAGTGCCTCTTATGCTGAGCTGGGGGGCACCCCCAATGAGCCCATGGATCTGGAGGGGGCCGAGGACAACCACCTGAGCCTGTTGGAGGGGCCTGGTGGGCAGCCCCGGAAGAGCCTGCGGCACTCAGCCCGCAAGAAGGAGTGGAGCAAGAAGGAGCCCATG GAAGGCTACGAGACCGTGTCCTATGGGGACAACCTGTACGTGTGCATCCCCTGCGCCAAAGGCTTCCCCAGCTCAGAGCAGCTCAACGCCCACGTGGAGACACACACGGAGGAGGAGCTGTTCATTAAGGAGGAGGGAGCCTACGAGACGGGCAGTGGGGGTGCCGAGGAGGAGGCCGAGGACCTGTCGGCACCCAGTGCAGCCTACGCGGCCGAGCCCCGACCCTTCAAGTGCTCGGTCTGTGAGAAGACCTACAAGGACCCTGCCACGCTGCGGCAGCACGAGAAGACGCACTGGCTGACCCGGCCCTTCCCCTGCAACATCTGCGGCAAAATGTTCACGCAGCGCGGCACCATGACGCGCCACATGAGGAGCCACCTGGGCCTGAAGCCCTTTGCCTGTGACGAGTGTGGCATGCGCTTCACCCGCCAGTACCGCCTCACCGAGCACATGCGTGTGCACTCGGGCGAGAAGCCCTACGAGTGCCAGCTCTGCGGGGGCAAGTTCACCCAGCAGCGCAACCTCATCAGCCACTTGCGCATGCACACCTCCCCCTCCTAG
- the HIC2 gene encoding hypermethylated in cancer 2 protein isoform X1: protein MVSGPLALRWYAWAGRGDMGPDMELPSHSKQLLLQLNQQRTKGFLCDVIIMVENSIFRAHKNVLAASSIYFKSLVLHDNLINLDTDMVSSTVFQQILDFIYTGKLLPSDQPAEPNFSTLLTAASYLQLPELAALCRRKLKRAGKPFGSGRVGATGMGRPPRSQRLSTASVIQARYPGLVDGRKGAHTPQELPQAKGSDDELFLGGSSQEGVHGLGRAICPASGEAGLGSCSTNGSSGGCEQELGLDLSKKSPPLPPATPGPPLTPDDPAQLSDSQHGSPLSASAPPVANSASYAELGGTPNEPMDLEGAEDNHLSLLEGPGGQPRKSLRHSARKKEWSKKEPMVGSPFERREAGPKGPCPGDEGEGLGDRVPNGILASNVGGGGPSGPYVEPAYPCKEEEENGKDGSEDSGQSGSEGGSGHAGTHYVYRQEGYETVSYGDNLYVCIPCAKGFPSSEQLNAHVETHTEEELFIKEEGAYETGSGGAEEEAEDLSAPSAAYAAEPRPFKCSVCEKTYKDPATLRQHEKTHWLTRPFPCNICGKMFTQRGTMTRHMRSHLGLKPFACDECGMRFTRQYRLTEHMRVHSGEKPYECQLCGGKFTQQRNLISHLRMHTSPS from the exons ATGGTTTCTGGGCCCCTGGCACTCCG GTGGTACGCGTGGGCGGGGCGCGGGGACATGGGGCCCGACATGGAGCTGCCCAGCCACTCCAAGCAGCTCCTGCTGCAGCTGAACCAGCAGAGGACGAAGGGTTTCCTGTGTGATGTCATTATCATGGTGGAGAACTCCATCTTCCGTGCGCACAAGAACGTCCTGGCTGCCAGCAGCATCTACTTCAAGTCCCTGGTCCTGCACGACAACCTCATCAACCTGGACACAGACATGGTCAGCTCCACAGTGTTCCAGCAGATCCTGGACTTCATCTACACGGGAAAACTGCTTCCCAGTGACCAGCCGGCCGAGCCCAACTTCAGCACTCTCCTCACTGCCGCCAGCTACCTCCAGCTGCCTGAGTTGGCAGCCCTTTGCCGCCGTAAACTCAAGCGAGCCGGCAAGCCCTTCGGCTCTGGTCGGGTGGGTGCCACTGGCATGGGGAGGCCCCCCCGCAGCCAGCGGCTATCCACAGCCTCCGTCATTCAGGCGCGGTATCCAGGGCTTGTGGACGGACGCAAAGGGGCCCATACCCCCCAGGAGCTCCCCCAGGCCAAAGGCTCAGATGACGAGCTTTTCCTCGGGGGCTCCAGCCAGGAGGGTGTGCATGGCCTGGGCCGGGCCATCTGTCCAGCCAGTGGGGAGGCCGGCCTGGGCAGCTGCAGCACCAATGGGAGCAGTGGGGGCTGTGAGCAGGAGCTAGGTCTGGACCTGTCCAAGAAGAGTCCTCCCCTACCTCCTGCCACCCCCGGTCCCCCCCTGACCCCCGACGACCCGGCCCAGTTGAGTGACAGTCAGCATGGCTCGCCCCTTTCAGCCTCCGCTCCTCCTGTTGCCAACAGTGCCTCTTATGCTGAGCTGGGGGGCACCCCCAATGAGCCCATGGATCTGGAGGGGGCCGAGGACAACCACCTGAGCCTGTTGGAGGGGCCTGGTGGGCAGCCCCGGAAGAGCCTGCGGCACTCAGCCCGCAAGAAGGAGTGGAGCAAGAAGGAGCCCATGGTGGGGTCCCCCTTTGAGCGGAGGGAAGCGGGGCCCAAGGGCCCTTGCCCAGGGGATGAGGGTGAGGGGCTAGGGGACAGGGTTCCCAATGGCATTCTGGCCAGCAATGTTGGTGGGGGTGGCCCCAGTGGGCCCTATGTGGAGCCCGCATATCCctgcaaggaggaggaggagaatggcAAGGATGGGAGCGAGGACAGTGGGCAGAGTGGGAGTGAGGGGGGCAGCGGCCACGCCGGCACCCACTATGTGTACCGACAGGAAGGCTACGAGACCGTGTCCTATGGGGACAACCTGTACGTGTGCATCCCCTGCGCCAAAGGCTTCCCCAGCTCAGAGCAGCTCAACGCCCACGTGGAGACACACACGGAGGAGGAGCTGTTCATTAAGGAGGAGGGAGCCTACGAGACGGGCAGTGGGGGTGCCGAGGAGGAGGCCGAGGACCTGTCGGCACCCAGTGCAGCCTACGCGGCCGAGCCCCGACCCTTCAAGTGCTCGGTCTGTGAGAAGACCTACAAGGACCCTGCCACGCTGCGGCAGCACGAGAAGACGCACTGGCTGACCCGGCCCTTCCCCTGCAACATCTGCGGCAAAATGTTCACGCAGCGCGGCACCATGACGCGCCACATGAGGAGCCACCTGGGCCTGAAGCCCTTTGCCTGTGACGAGTGTGGCATGCGCTTCACCCGCCAGTACCGCCTCACCGAGCACATGCGTGTGCACTCGGGCGAGAAGCCCTACGAGTGCCAGCTCTGCGGGGGCAAGTTCACCCAGCAGCGCAACCTCATCAGCCACTTGCGCATGCACACCTCCCCCTCCTAG